CGTCGTAATTCCCGCCGTCGTAGGCCGCCCGGGCGGCGCCCACGCTTTGCGCTTCCACCGTGGCCGGCGCTCCGGCCAGACCGGCCAGCAACAGCACGCCCAAGGCGAGGAAGACGCCGCGGCAGTTCCTGCGGTACACTCCTGCGATCCACATTATCGATACCTCCTGTTATGCTATCGATTCAAGCGAAGAAGCCCAGGTCCGTGATGCGACATGGGCGTCCTCGTTCAGTCATTCCGTCAGCTTGACCACCCTGACCGGCATGGTCGCCGGTACGATTCCTCCATCGATTGCGAGCTGCTGTCCCTTTACCGCGGTCAGGAAGGTTACGAATCCCGAGACCAGATTTACGTCGAAGGACGAGCTTTTAAAATAACACAATACAAACGGACGGCGCAGCGGATAGAGTTTCTTATGTGCCTTGTTCGGTTCTTCCAGGATCTTGTTCTGAGTAGGCAGTATATATTGACCGCCTTCCTCTTCAGCCACGCGGATAATCTTGTAGTACCCCATCGTCTGGGCGTGGGTCGTCATCAGCAGGCCCGTGATTCCGATCGCTCCGGGATGGCTGCCGGCCAGGCCCGTCAAAACGGCCATCGTGCTGCAGGGATAAACGCCGGCGCCATATTCCGAATCACCGAGCACGCGATCCTGAAAGACTTCGTATGTACCGGAATTCCGATCCCTGACCAGGGGACGGATCAGAACGTCCCTGCCACCTGCCTCCCGCCAGTTGGTAATCTTTC
The Gemmatimonadota bacterium genome window above contains:
- a CDS encoding substrate-binding domain-containing protein, with protein sequence MEKLGILNLAACMATACLVLAAGCSEPDETATKGYIRVASAEVAFPYIEKSAQKFELTYNEAFVDVGRTTSREALVDLAEGRSRMAVMSREPNETEIAALSTGERQFVTRTVAHDALVVILHGDNPVDELTVGQLKDIYTGKITNWREAGGRDVLIRPLVRDRNSGTYEVFQDRVLGDSEYGAGVYPCSTMAVLTGLAGSHPGAIGITGLLMTTHAQTMGYYKIIRVAEEEGGQYILPTQNKILEEPNKAHKKLYPLRRPFVLCYFKSSSFDVNLVSGFVTFLTAVKGQQLAIDGGIVPATMPVRVVKLTE